CTGGACAATTTGCCGAAGCCATTTATTCGGTGTCGTGGGACAAGGACTCCGCCATCGAATTCGCCACGGACATGCGTGCGCGACTGGCTGCTGCCGGACGAGGAGGGGCCACGGTGCCGATTCTTCCCGGCCTAGTCACCTACGTCGCCGCCACACGCGAGCAGGCCATGGAGAAAAAGCGCGCATTGGACGCCTACCTGGACATTGACACAGCCATCGTCCAGCTCAATATTTTCACGGGGATGGACTATAGCGGGCACGGACTCGATGACCTTGTGGCCCCGCTGCCCCCGGTAGTAACCTTCACGGGGCCCCAGGGCCGGTACCTCACGGTGCAGCGCATCATTGCGACGATGGCGCCCACCTTGCGCGAATTGCTGGGTTTTTTGGCCGCCGGCGGTGGCCACGCCACCATGATAGGCACCGCCAACGAGGTGGCGGATGAAATTCAGGAATGGTTTGAGTCTGGGGCCTGCGATGGATTCAACCTTATGTGTCCCGCCTACCCTGAATCGCTCCGAGATTTTGTGGGATTGGTGGTGCCCATCCTGCAGGAACGGGGGATCTTCCGTTCCTGCTATCAGGGGAGCACCCTGCGGGATAATTTGGGCCTGGCGCGTCCCCAGCCCAGTAGTGCCCCGTAGCGAGGTGTAACACCTTCCGGTGAGGCATGGCCTTGAACGTGGCGCGGCCACCGTGGGTCCTTCCAAGAAACTCTCACATCCCCCTCGAAAGGACACCTCACGATGGCCGCGCCTGTCATGCCCGACCCTGCCGGCGTACTTTCGCTCATCTTTGGGAGACGTATCTGCTGATTTGATCAGCCACCTGCCGCAACCCCTGGGCAACGCGCTGCTGTCCACCGACGCGGATGCCGTGGTCGGTGCGTAGTGGGGCAAGCACTCACTCGGGCGTTTGATACAGCGCAATGGCCAACTGTCGCCGCAAGCCTAACGCCCGTGCCGAGGCATCCGTGATCACCGTCGTCACGGACTGCAACCTCGCGGGGGTCTCCCCCCGCCGCAGGGACAAGCTCGTGGAGACCCAGGGCATCGACTCCCTGTTGAAATCACAGGTCTCCGGCATGGCGGCAGACCTTGATGAGCGTGTCGTCGCCTGCCGGGCCCGCCCCCTGACCGGCCCGCCCCTGACCCGCGCGGGCCCGTTCGCGTTCGTAGCCGCCGAGGCACTGAGGCTGAGGGTCCGTGAAGACCTGCGGATAAGCAACACGGTTGCCGTGGGTGCCCCAGTGTGAACGCGGTCGGGCGCCGCGACGTGCCCTGCTCCTTCCTCGCCTGGGAAGTACTCTGCCAGTACCTGGGCGCCGTGGATTATCTGCTGGCTAAATGCTTCCACGAGCGCCCCTTGTCAAATCCTTGTTTGACGGAACTGAGGACGTGATCCCTGGGGGATGCGGCGGCGAACCGATCGAGTTTTTCGGGGTCTGTGCCGCGGCGGTAGACGCCGAGCAGGCTCGATATCCAGGCCCACCAATTTCGGATCTGAGGTGTGTAGCGCAGCCGCCTGGCAGCCTGCGGCTCGCCCTCGCGCACCGGCCGGAACGGTGCGATGGACTCAACTCTTTCGCCGCCACGGTCTTGCTTCCGCTGCTGCATGGCATTCCTCCCTCAGTCATGTCAGACCGCCCCCAGCCTAATATTAGGCAAGGCGAAATTCAACATTTAGGCTAACCGTAAATTTGTGGTGTAGCGTGTCTCAGGTACTAGATGTGGTGTCACTTCTTGCGGTGAACCACTAGATATGCCTTAGAGGGTTTGATTGAAGGAGGCACAGCCTGATGGACGCGAATGAAAGAACCGGTGCAAACGGGGAGTTGCTGCCGGTTACTCGAGTGCTCAATGAGTCCTCTTCACCTGATCTGGTGTTCTTCTCCAGTGTTTCGGAGAATACCCGCAGGTTCGTGGATCGGTTGGGCGTTCCTAGGGTTCGCATCCCGCTGCGGCCACGGGTTGAGGGGCACCTGCAAGTAGCCCGGCCATTCGTTCTGGTGCTGCCCACCTACGGAGGGGGAGAACGTGTGGGGGCGGTGCCAAAGCAGGTTGTTGGATTCCTCAATGATTCAGTCAACCGTGGGCTGCTTCGCGGCGTTATCACTGCGGGCAACACGAATTTTGGTGAGCACTACTGCCTGGCAGGACCGGTGATCTCGAGAAAATGCCGGGTTCCCGAGCTGTACCGTTTTGAACTTCTTGGCACCGATCGCGACGTTGCTAGAGTCCGCGACGGACTGGCCGAATTCTGGAAAAGAACCACTACTACGTCTCTAAAGGATTTCTCATGACGCTTACAACGGACACACCTCCCGCAGCCCGCCAGGGTGTGGGCACACGCAAGGATTACCACGCGCTCAATGCCCAGCTGAATCTATTCACTTCCGAGGGGTCGATCCAGTTCGAGAAGGATCATGAAGCTGTTGGTGCCTACCTGACCCAGCACGTGCTCCCGCGCATGATCCGCTTCGACAGTCTGGAGGAGAAGATCGAGTACCTCATTACCAACGACTATTACGAAGCCGCCCCGATCAAGGCCTATGAATGGTCATTCGTGAAGAGCACGTATCGGCAGGCCTACGCTCACGAGCACCGGTTCGCCTCATTCCTGGGTGCCTTCAAATACTTCACCAGCTACACCCTGAAGACATTCGACGGCAGCCAGTACCTGGAGACGTACGAGGACCGCGTCGTGGCCACCGCCCTTTTCCTTGGGCGGGGAGAGGAGAACCTTGCTACCCGGCTGATCGATGAGATCATGACCGGCAGGTTTCAACCCGCAACGCCGACGTTCCTCAATGCGGGCAAGGCCCAGCGTGGCGAGCTCGTTTCCTGTTTCCTGCTGCGGACCGAGGACAACCTTGAATCCATCGGCCGCAGCATCAACTCAGCACTGCAACTCTCCAAACGCGGCGGCGGGGTGGCGTTGCTGTTGACGAACCTCCGCGAGCAAGGCGCACCAATCAAGCAGATCGAGAATCAGGCCTCCGGCGTAGTACCGGTGATGAAGATCCTGGAAGACAGCTTCAGCTACGCGAACCAGTTGGGTGCACGCCAAGGAGCCGGTGCCGTGTACCTCCACGCACACCACCCCGACATCATGCGCTTCCTCGATACTAAAAGGGAGAACGCAGACGAGAAGATTCGAATAAAGTCTCTCTCCCTGGGCGTTGTCATCCCTGATGTCACCTTCGAACTGGCAAAAACTGGTGAGGACATGCACCTGTTCTCGCCCTACGATGTTGAACGCGAATATGGGGTGGCCCTTTCTGATATGTCAGTTACCGAACACTATGAGGCGTTGATTGCCAACCCCCGGATCAAGAAGACGACCATTAGCGCACGCGAATTCTTCAAAACCATTGCCGAATTGCAGTTCGAATCCGGGTACCCCTATGTGTTGTTCGAGGACACAGCCAACCGAGCCAACCCGTTGCAGGGGCGGATCAACATGTCCAACCTGTGCTCAGAGATCCTCCAGGTAAACACGCCGTCAACATACGATGCCGCCCTTGGCTATCAAGAGATCGGGCGTGACATATCCTGCAACCTCGGTTCATTGAACATCGCGGCCGCCATGGCCTCACCCGATCTCGGGGCCACGGTCAACACCGCAGTGCGGGGACTGACAAGCGTCTCGGACCAGTCCGACGTCGACGCCGTTCCTTCAGTGGCCAACGGGAACGACCGCTCCCATGCCATCGGGCTGGGGCAGATGAACCTGCACGGCTACCTTGCCTCCCAGCGCATTCACTACGGCAGCGAGGAGGGCGTTGACTTCACCAACATGTACTTCTACACCATCGCATACCTGGCAATCCGCGCGTCGAACCAGATTGCGATCGAACGCGGCATCGCCTTCGACGGATTCCGGGAAAGCAGCTATGCCGACGGCTCCTTTTTCGATAAGTACATTGACGGGTGGTGGGCACCGGCGACTGGGCGTGTACGCGCCCTCTTCGAATCCTCCGGAGTGCAGCTGCCCACACCCCGGGACTGGAAAGATCTCAAAAAATCCGTTCAGGAACACGGGCTGTACAACGCCTATTTGCAGGCAGTCCCGCCGACCGGATCAATCAGCTATATAAACCACGCAACAGCGTCGATCCATCCCATCGCTTCCAAGGTCGAAATTCGCAAAGAAGGCAAACTTGGCCGGGTCTACTTCCCCGCACCACATATGGACAACAGCAATCTTGACTTCTATCAAGATGCCTATGACATCGGCTACGAAAAAATCATTGACACTTACGCCGCAGCCACCCAGCACGTGGACCAGGGCCTGTCCTGCACATTGTTCTTCCGCGATACCGCAACCACCCGCGACATCAACAAAGCCCAGATCTACGCCTGGCGAAAAGGCATCAAAACCCTTTATTACATCCGGCTACGGCAGTTGGCCCTCACCGGAACAGAGATCGAAAACTGCGTCTCCTGCGCACTGTGACCCACCCACCCCTGTTGACGAAAGAAAGCCCACAGCAAACCATGAGCCTGAGTGAAAACACCACGACACCTGCGAATCTGCTGGCTGCCTCGGTCACCCCGCCGTCCTACCGGCACGACCCCTCTGCGCGGCTGCGACCCATCAACTGGAACCGGGTCACCGACGAAAAAGACCTCGAAGTCTGGAACAGGCTGACCGCCAATTTCTGGCTCCCGGAGAAAGTTGCACTTTCCAACGA
This genomic interval from Arthrobacter sp. PAMC 25486 contains the following:
- the nrdI gene encoding class Ib ribonucleoside-diphosphate reductase assembly flavoprotein NrdI, with translation MDANERTGANGELLPVTRVLNESSSPDLVFFSSVSENTRRFVDRLGVPRVRIPLRPRVEGHLQVARPFVLVLPTYGGGERVGAVPKQVVGFLNDSVNRGLLRGVITAGNTNFGEHYCLAGPVISRKCRVPELYRFELLGTDRDVARVRDGLAEFWKRTTTTSLKDFS
- the nrdE gene encoding class 1b ribonucleoside-diphosphate reductase subunit alpha translates to MTLTTDTPPAARQGVGTRKDYHALNAQLNLFTSEGSIQFEKDHEAVGAYLTQHVLPRMIRFDSLEEKIEYLITNDYYEAAPIKAYEWSFVKSTYRQAYAHEHRFASFLGAFKYFTSYTLKTFDGSQYLETYEDRVVATALFLGRGEENLATRLIDEIMTGRFQPATPTFLNAGKAQRGELVSCFLLRTEDNLESIGRSINSALQLSKRGGGVALLLTNLREQGAPIKQIENQASGVVPVMKILEDSFSYANQLGARQGAGAVYLHAHHPDIMRFLDTKRENADEKIRIKSLSLGVVIPDVTFELAKTGEDMHLFSPYDVEREYGVALSDMSVTEHYEALIANPRIKKTTISAREFFKTIAELQFESGYPYVLFEDTANRANPLQGRINMSNLCSEILQVNTPSTYDAALGYQEIGRDISCNLGSLNIAAAMASPDLGATVNTAVRGLTSVSDQSDVDAVPSVANGNDRSHAIGLGQMNLHGYLASQRIHYGSEEGVDFTNMYFYTIAYLAIRASNQIAIERGIAFDGFRESSYADGSFFDKYIDGWWAPATGRVRALFESSGVQLPTPRDWKDLKKSVQEHGLYNAYLQAVPPTGSISYINHATASIHPIASKVEIRKEGKLGRVYFPAPHMDNSNLDFYQDAYDIGYEKIIDTYAAATQHVDQGLSCTLFFRDTATTRDINKAQIYAWRKGIKTLYYIRLRQLALTGTEIENCVSCAL